One window from the genome of Bacteroidales bacterium encodes:
- a CDS encoding 3-dehydroquinate dehydratase produces MKLIIINGPNLNLLGLREPDIYGENNFDFYFDYLKEKYKNIDFEYFQSNIEGELIDKIQEVGFSYDAIILNPGGYTHTSVSIADAIAAIKTPVIEVHISNIFKRENFRQNLITTNYCKGAIFGFGLDSYELAVKSLLLSWKK; encoded by the coding sequence ATGAAACTAATAATTATAAACGGTCCTAATTTAAATCTTTTGGGTTTACGTGAGCCCGATATTTACGGAGAAAATAATTTCGATTTTTATTTTGATTATTTAAAAGAAAAATACAAAAACATTGATTTCGAATATTTTCAATCTAATATTGAAGGAGAACTTATTGATAAAATACAGGAAGTCGGATTTTCTTACGATGCAATAATTTTAAATCCGGGTGGATATACACATACTTCCGTTTCCATTGCCGATGCAATAGCAGCAATAAAAACACCTGTTATTGAAGTACATATTTCAAATATTTTTAAGAGAGAGAATTTTAGACAAAATCTGATTACGACAAACTACTGCAAAGGAGCCATTTTCGGATTCGGATTAGACTCTTATGAACTTGCAGTAAAATCGCTTCTTTTAAGTTGGAAAAAATAA